A window from Felis catus isolate Fca126 chromosome B1, F.catus_Fca126_mat1.0, whole genome shotgun sequence encodes these proteins:
- the LOC101096727 gene encoding LOW QUALITY PROTEIN: heterogeneous nuclear ribonucleoprotein A3-like (The sequence of the model RefSeq protein was modified relative to this genomic sequence to represent the inferred CDS: inserted 1 base in 1 codon) — translation MEGHDPKEPEQLRKLFIGGLSFETTDDSLREHCEKWGTLTDCVVMRDPQTRRSXGFGFVTYSCVEEVDAAMCARPHKVDGRVVEPKRAVSREDSVKPGAHLTVKKSFVGGIKEDTEEYNLRDYFEKYGKIETIEVMEDRQSGKKRGFALVTFDDHDTVDKIVVQKYHTINGHNCEVKKALSKQEMQSAGSQRGRGGGSGNFMGRGGNFGGRGGYSGGGGGHRGSYGGGDGGCNGSGGDGGSHGGGPGSGGRGGYGGGGPGYGNQGGGYGGGGYDGYNEGGNFGGNYGGGGNYNDFGNYSGQQQSNYGPMKGGSFGGRSSGSPYGGGYGSGGGSGGYGSRRF, via the exons ATGGAGGGCCATGATCCAAAGGAACCAGAGCAGTTGAGAAAACTGTTTATTGGTGGTTTGAGCTTTGAAACTACAGATGATAGTTTAAGAGAACATTGTGAAAAATGGGGCACACTTACAGACTGTGTGGTGATGAGAGACCCCCAAACAAGACGTT AGGGGTTTGGTTTTGTGACTTACTCTTGTGTGGAGGAGGTGGATGCAGCAATGTGTGCTCGACCACACAAGGTTGATGGGCGTGTAGTGGAACCAAAGAGAGCTGTTTCTAGAGAGGATTCTGTAAAGCCTGGTGCCCATCTAACTGTGAAGAAAAGTTTTGTTGGTGGcattaaagaagatacagaagaataTAATTTGAGAGACTACTTTGAAAAGTATGGCAAGATTGAAACCATAGAAGTTATGGAGGACAGGCAgagtggaaaaaagagaggatTTGCTCTTGTAACTTTTGATGATCATGATACAGTTGATAAAATTGTTGTTCAGAAATACCACACTATTAATGGGCATAACTGTGAAGTGAAAAAGGCCCTTTCTAAACAAGAAATGCAGTCTGCTGGATCGCAAAGAGGTCGTGGAGGTGGATCCGGCAACTTTATGGGTCGCGGAGGAAACTTTGGTGGAAGAGGAGGCTACAGTGGTGGAGGTGGTGGCCACAGAGGTAGCTATGGAGGAGGTGATGGTGGATGTAATGGATCTGGAGGTGATGGTGGCAGCCATGGTGGTGGGCCTGGTTCTGGAGGTAGAGGAGGCTATGGTGGAGGTGGACCAGGATATGGAAACCAAGGAGGTGGATATGGTGGTGGAGGATATGATGGTTACAATGAAGGAGGAAATTTTGGAGGTAACTATGGTGGTGGTGGGAACTATAATGATTTTGGAAATTACAGTGGACAACAGCAATCAAATTATGGACCCATGAAGGGGGGCAGTTTTGGTGGAAGAAGCTCGGGCAGTCCCTACGGTGGTGGTTATGGATCTGGTGGTGGAAGTGGTGGATATGGTAGCAGAAGGTTCtaa